Proteins from one Amycolatopsis benzoatilytica AK 16/65 genomic window:
- a CDS encoding sensor histidine kinase, translating into MKRLRWRERSLRTRLAAMVALAMAVAVVATSSAAWLLTRANLYQQFDAQLQTYAQVAAKAANPADALATLRAVQQGKPGADSGQTEAVAVQFVDAAGASAGIAGAPAFPVGPQARLVASGDAALGFDVERIHGDRYRVRSVPKTGGGAVLVARNSEGLERTLAKLGAWLTLGGLVGVAAAALAGRAIAKTALRPVAALTLAAEDIARTQELAPGIAVAGKDELARLADAFNEMLGALRRSRDEQRRLVQDAGHELRTPLTSLRNNIELLIHAEGQDRALPPEDRTRLLADLDVQSVELTTLVGELVDLSTGERAPEPVDRVDLADVLAAAAERVRARSPQVEFAVSLASAEVKGQAGALERAVLNVLDNAAKWSPPGGTVTAEVVPDIPAIVVSDQGPGIAEVDLPHVFERFYRAEAARSKPGSGLGLAIVEQVVGQHGGTVRAGAAEGGGARIELAFPAAGPRRGPAEPAPPDAS; encoded by the coding sequence GTGAAACGGCTGCGATGGCGGGAACGCTCACTGCGCACCCGGCTCGCCGCGATGGTCGCGCTCGCCATGGCCGTCGCGGTGGTCGCGACCTCGTCGGCCGCGTGGTTGCTGACCCGGGCGAACCTCTACCAGCAGTTCGACGCGCAACTGCAGACCTACGCGCAGGTCGCCGCGAAGGCCGCGAACCCCGCGGACGCGCTCGCCACCCTGCGCGCGGTGCAGCAAGGCAAACCCGGCGCGGACAGCGGCCAGACCGAGGCGGTGGCGGTCCAGTTCGTGGACGCGGCAGGGGCGAGCGCTGGCATCGCGGGCGCACCGGCTTTCCCGGTCGGCCCGCAGGCCCGCCTCGTGGCCAGCGGTGACGCGGCGCTCGGCTTCGACGTCGAACGCATCCACGGGGACCGCTACCGGGTGCGCAGCGTGCCGAAGACCGGCGGGGGAGCGGTGCTGGTCGCGCGCAATTCCGAGGGCCTGGAAAGAACTCTCGCCAAGCTCGGGGCCTGGCTGACGCTGGGCGGGCTGGTCGGCGTCGCCGCTGCCGCGCTCGCCGGACGCGCGATCGCCAAGACCGCGCTCCGCCCGGTCGCGGCGCTGACGCTCGCCGCCGAAGACATCGCCCGAACTCAGGAGCTGGCCCCCGGAATCGCCGTGGCGGGCAAGGACGAGCTGGCTCGCCTTGCCGACGCGTTCAACGAAATGCTCGGCGCGCTCCGCCGTTCCCGTGACGAACAGCGGCGGCTGGTCCAGGACGCCGGGCACGAATTGCGGACCCCGCTGACCAGCTTGCGCAACAACATCGAACTGCTGATCCACGCCGAAGGCCAGGACCGGGCGCTGCCGCCGGAGGACCGGACCCGCCTGCTCGCGGACCTCGACGTCCAGTCGGTCGAACTGACCACTTTGGTCGGCGAACTGGTCGACCTGTCCACCGGCGAGCGCGCGCCGGAACCGGTGGACCGGGTCGATCTGGCGGACGTCCTAGCCGCCGCGGCCGAGCGGGTGCGGGCCCGGTCGCCGCAGGTGGAGTTCGCCGTGTCGCTGGCGAGTGCCGAGGTGAAGGGCCAGGCCGGAGCGCTGGAACGAGCAGTGCTGAACGTGCTCGACAACGCCGCGAAGTGGAGCCCGCCGGGCGGGACGGTCACCGCCGAGGTGGTGCCGGATATTCCGGCGATCGTCGTGTCGGACCAGGGCCCGGGCATCGCCGAGGTCGATCTGCCGCACGTGTTCGAGCGGTTCTACCGGGCGGAAGCGGCGCGGTCCAAGCCGGGTTCCGGGCTGGGCTTGGCGATTGTGGAACAGGTGGTCGGCCAGCACGGCGGAACGGTTCGGGCCGGGGCGGCCGAGGGCGGGGGAGCGCGCATCGAGCTGGCGTTTCCGGCGGCGGGTCCGCGGCGGGGCCCGGCCGAACCCGCCCCGCCGGACGCTTCTTAA
- a CDS encoding LysM peptidoglycan-binding domain-containing protein has product MGRHSKPSKTKTVLKRTGASAALAGATIGGIGIAAAGTANAFPGQAGIVKCESSGNPTAVNNTAAGQRAGRPAGLFQIVTNTWLANGGGQFAPTADRATPAQQQTVADRIYAKQGTAPWQCHGGSGPAQYANFGGQNGGSADTGAALQSQAKKVQPKVSAEVKAGPKHAKPAPAQANANGSYTVVAGDTLSGIAESLHTQGGWKHLQQLNAQQVPNADLILIGQKLVTQ; this is encoded by the coding sequence GTGGGACGGCACAGCAAACCCAGCAAGACGAAGACTGTTCTGAAGCGCACCGGTGCGTCCGCTGCGCTCGCCGGCGCCACCATCGGCGGCATCGGCATCGCCGCCGCCGGCACCGCCAATGCCTTCCCCGGCCAGGCCGGGATCGTGAAGTGCGAAAGCAGCGGCAACCCCACCGCGGTCAACAACACCGCAGCCGGTCAGCGCGCCGGACGTCCGGCAGGCCTGTTCCAGATCGTCACGAACACCTGGCTGGCCAACGGCGGCGGCCAGTTCGCGCCGACCGCGGACCGGGCGACCCCGGCGCAGCAGCAGACCGTCGCCGACCGGATTTACGCGAAGCAGGGCACCGCGCCCTGGCAGTGCCACGGCGGCTCCGGCCCGGCCCAGTACGCGAACTTCGGCGGACAGAACGGCGGGTCGGCCGACACCGGCGCGGCTCTCCAGTCCCAGGCGAAGAAGGTGCAGCCGAAGGTCAGCGCCGAGGTCAAGGCGGGCCCGAAGCACGCGAAGCCGGCTCCCGCGCAGGCCAACGCGAACGGCTCGTACACCGTCGTCGCCGGCGACACGCTCTCCGGGATCGCCGAGAGCCTGCACACCCAGGGCGGCTGGAAGCACCTGCAGCAGCTGAACGCTCAGCAGGTTCCGAACGCGGACCTGATCCTGATCGGTCAGAAGCTCGTCACCCAGTGA
- a CDS encoding heavy-metal-associated domain-containing protein produces MSEQIFTVTGMTCGHCVQSVTEEVGAVAGVTGVEVDLPTGKVTVRAAEEIAIADVRAAVEEAGYQLTA; encoded by the coding sequence GTGAGCGAGCAGATCTTCACCGTCACCGGCATGACCTGCGGCCACTGCGTCCAGTCGGTCACCGAGGAGGTGGGCGCCGTCGCCGGCGTCACCGGCGTCGAGGTCGACCTGCCCACCGGCAAGGTGACCGTGCGCGCCGCCGAGGAGATCGCGATCGCGGACGTGCGCGCCGCGGTCGAGGAAGCCGGTTACCAGCTGACTGCCTGA
- a CDS encoding metal-sensitive transcriptional regulator, translating into MSESHGTAGPHGYSGEKEGYLKRLRRIEGQIRGLQRMVEEDKYCIDILTQVSAATKALEAVSLGLMDEHLNHCVAEAVAKGGTTAEDKIREASDAIARLVRS; encoded by the coding sequence ATGAGCGAGTCGCACGGAACAGCCGGACCCCACGGCTACAGCGGAGAAAAAGAGGGCTATCTCAAGCGCCTGCGGCGGATCGAAGGCCAGATCCGCGGGCTGCAGCGGATGGTCGAAGAGGACAAGTACTGCATCGACATCCTGACTCAGGTGTCGGCGGCCACGAAGGCGCTGGAGGCGGTGTCGCTCGGGCTGATGGACGAGCACCTGAACCACTGCGTCGCCGAAGCCGTCGCCAAGGGTGGCACCACGGCCGAGGACAAGATCCGCGAGGCGAGCGACGCGATCGCGCGGCTCGTTCGTTCCTGA
- a CDS encoding response regulator transcription factor, whose translation MHLVVVDDEEAVRDSLSRTLRFEGYTVSLARDGAEGLEVIRSEKPDGVVLDVTMPVLDGLDTCRVLRAEGNFVPILMLTARTGVTDRVAGLDAGADDYLVKPFSLQELLARVRALLRRVEYDSPPRPAGSALVFSDLVLDPDTREVRRGDRPIRLTRTEFAMLEAFLRHPRIVLTRAAMFDQVWGYDFGSSSNGLDVYVSYLRRKLEEGGEPRLLHTVRGVGYVLRDDPL comes from the coding sequence GTGCATCTGGTCGTGGTCGATGACGAGGAGGCGGTCCGGGATTCGCTGTCCCGGACGCTGCGCTTCGAGGGCTACACCGTCTCGCTCGCCCGCGACGGGGCCGAGGGCCTCGAAGTCATCCGGTCCGAGAAGCCGGACGGCGTGGTGCTCGACGTGACGATGCCGGTGCTCGACGGCTTGGACACCTGCCGCGTCCTGCGCGCCGAGGGCAACTTCGTGCCGATCCTGATGCTGACCGCGCGCACCGGCGTCACCGACCGGGTAGCCGGTCTCGACGCGGGCGCCGACGACTACCTGGTCAAACCCTTCTCGCTGCAGGAGCTGCTGGCCCGGGTGCGCGCGCTGCTGCGGCGGGTCGAGTACGACTCCCCGCCGCGGCCCGCCGGGTCCGCGCTCGTGTTCTCCGACCTGGTGCTGGACCCGGACACCCGGGAGGTCCGCCGCGGCGACCGGCCGATCCGGCTGACCCGCACCGAGTTCGCGATGCTGGAGGCGTTCCTGCGGCACCCGCGGATCGTGCTGACCCGGGCGGCGATGTTCGACCAGGTGTGGGGCTACGACTTCGGCAGCTCGTCCAACGGCCTGGACGTCTACGTCAGCTACCTGCGCCGGAAACTCGAAGAGGGCGGCGAACCCCGGCTGCTGCACACCGTGCGCGGGGTCGGCTACGTGCTCCGGGACGACCCGCTGTGA
- a CDS encoding DUF998 domain-containing protein: MTRSLVSAPPAKRLAWWAIGLTTAALSLIGTLSLAFDPTVDPYRDPVSDYALHRAARIWFALAILLVLAAGVVLAAAARATSLPAGRATIVLFGLWGAALVVELVFQGNATVGESTFHGTVHRIGGAVLFGALPLACASLAQRLRARPGWAKTTRRLTGCAIAGLITAAGFGAAQFAATLPAGLLERIALTAELVILITGARAIGGARR; the protein is encoded by the coding sequence GTGACCAGAAGCCTTGTCAGTGCCCCTCCCGCGAAGCGGCTCGCCTGGTGGGCGATCGGCCTCACGACGGCCGCGCTTTCGCTGATCGGCACGTTGTCCCTGGCCTTCGACCCGACCGTCGACCCCTACCGCGACCCGGTCAGCGACTACGCACTGCACCGGGCCGCCCGGATCTGGTTCGCCCTCGCCATCCTTCTGGTCCTGGCCGCCGGGGTCGTGCTCGCCGCGGCTGCCCGGGCCACTTCCCTGCCCGCCGGCCGCGCCACGATCGTCCTTTTCGGACTGTGGGGCGCCGCGTTGGTGGTCGAGCTGGTTTTTCAGGGAAACGCGACGGTCGGCGAATCGACATTCCACGGCACCGTCCACCGGATCGGCGGCGCGGTCCTTTTCGGAGCGTTGCCGCTGGCCTGCGCGTCGCTGGCACAACGGCTGCGCGCCCGTCCCGGCTGGGCGAAGACCACGCGCCGCCTCACCGGTTGTGCGATCGCGGGCCTGATCACCGCTGCCGGGTTCGGTGCCGCGCAGTTCGCCGCGACGCTGCCCGCCGGGTTGCTCGAACGCATCGCACTCACCGCGGAGCTGGTCATCCTGATCACCGGCGCGCGTGCGATCGGAGGGGCTCGCCGATGA
- a CDS encoding carboxymuconolactone decarboxylase family protein translates to MSRIPPLAPAAAPEKSRQLLEGLAGPAGPMVSAMAHSPALLQGYLELSRAIKRVKLPRALGEKISLAVQEWLGCALCLDAHAEAGRGAGLSELDIALARQATATDVREAALIGYAMRVLAEPAAISEDDLAGLREHGWSDRVLADVVGLVSLNHLTGAFNLVAGLEPAR, encoded by the coding sequence ATGTCCCGCATCCCCCCGCTCGCCCCGGCCGCCGCGCCGGAGAAATCGCGGCAGCTGCTGGAGGGGCTCGCCGGACCGGCCGGCCCAATGGTCTCGGCGATGGCCCACTCCCCCGCGCTGCTGCAGGGGTATCTGGAGCTGTCGCGGGCGATCAAGCGGGTGAAGCTGCCGCGGGCGCTCGGCGAGAAGATCTCGCTGGCGGTGCAGGAATGGCTGGGCTGCGCGCTGTGCCTGGACGCGCACGCCGAGGCCGGCCGGGGCGCTGGACTGTCCGAACTGGACATCGCGCTCGCCCGGCAGGCAACCGCGACCGACGTTCGCGAAGCCGCGCTGATCGGGTACGCGATGCGAGTGCTGGCCGAACCGGCGGCCATTTCGGAGGACGATCTAGCCGGACTCCGGGAGCACGGCTGGTCGGACCGGGTGCTGGCGGACGTCGTCGGCCTGGTGTCGTTGAACCACCTGACCGGCGCGTTCAACCTCGTCGCCGGTCTCGAACCGGCGCGGTAG
- a CDS encoding glycosyltransferase translates to MTLLAIVLAAAAACFFAAAVRLQHRSVQTADATGLRFAGAVLRNPRWLGGTSLAVLGGALHLTALSLAPLAIVQPIGVLSLVLTVGFGNPDRTSRVVAATVAVCAGVGGFVLLSAASVGSAAVPGLAVAQPVLLLGAGAAAVAWFVRGQAKCLTQAAAAAVLFGLGAATMRVAALHLLHGTPGAGVLLAAEAGLLLLTGGWLLHRAYASGPAAVAVAATTVVDPFTAILASALLFGERPFTSPVAAAVQAGLAAVAIIGVVVLAYAKPSPRTVQERPMPQSRLRIVIGADTFPPDVNGAAHFAERLARGLSARGHDVHILTPDRAGIPGQDGGYTIHYAASHRTPFHETFRFSTPRRARRTAAELLSELRPDVVHVQSHFSVGRGLLSAAGERGIPTVATNHFMPENLLGFVSLPKPVESVLTRWAWRDFVRVFRRAGVVTTPTPRAAQLLEEHGFPGPVAVVSCGIDLGHYAPVGPAPADAVRVLFVGRLDAEKNVDDLIRALPKVPSLHATLIGDGSCRADLEELAARAGVADRVTFRGFVTDAELVQAYRTSHLFCMPGTAELQSLATMEAMAAGLAVVAADAMALPHLVASGRTGWLYPPGDIEALAERLLELTADPAVRARMGRAGQEAVAHHGIARTLDAYEDLYEAATGALPRPRVTGQAA, encoded by the coding sequence ATGACCCTCCTGGCGATCGTTCTGGCGGCCGCTGCCGCTTGCTTCTTCGCTGCCGCCGTCCGCCTGCAGCACCGATCGGTCCAGACGGCCGACGCGACCGGCTTGCGCTTCGCCGGTGCCGTCCTGCGCAACCCGAGGTGGCTGGGCGGCACGAGCCTCGCCGTGCTGGGCGGTGCCCTGCATCTGACCGCGCTTTCGCTGGCGCCGCTCGCGATTGTCCAGCCGATCGGTGTTCTCAGCCTGGTCCTGACGGTCGGCTTCGGAAACCCGGATCGCACCAGCCGGGTAGTCGCCGCGACCGTCGCGGTATGCGCCGGAGTCGGCGGATTCGTCCTGCTCTCCGCCGCGTCGGTCGGCTCCGCCGCCGTTCCCGGCCTCGCTGTCGCCCAGCCGGTGCTGCTGCTCGGGGCAGGCGCGGCCGCCGTCGCGTGGTTTGTCCGAGGACAGGCGAAATGCCTGACCCAGGCCGCCGCCGCGGCAGTTCTTTTCGGGCTTGGCGCCGCGACGATGCGCGTCGCCGCCCTGCACCTTTTGCACGGAACCCCTGGGGCAGGCGTCCTGCTGGCCGCCGAGGCGGGCCTGCTCCTGCTGACCGGAGGCTGGCTGCTGCATCGCGCCTACGCGAGCGGACCCGCCGCGGTAGCCGTCGCCGCGACGACCGTCGTGGACCCGTTCACCGCGATCCTCGCCAGCGCACTGCTGTTCGGCGAGCGACCTTTCACCTCGCCCGTCGCCGCCGCCGTTCAAGCCGGGCTCGCCGCTGTCGCGATCATCGGCGTCGTTGTGCTGGCTTACGCGAAACCGTCACCTCGCACAGTTCAGGAGCGTCCCATGCCGCAGTCCCGGTTGCGTATCGTCATCGGCGCCGACACTTTCCCGCCGGACGTCAACGGCGCCGCCCACTTCGCCGAACGCCTGGCCCGCGGCCTGAGCGCGCGCGGCCACGACGTGCACATCCTCACGCCCGATCGCGCCGGGATTCCCGGCCAGGATGGCGGCTACACGATCCATTACGCAGCTTCCCACCGCACTCCCTTCCACGAGACGTTCCGCTTCAGCACCCCGCGCCGCGCCCGTCGCACCGCCGCCGAGTTGCTGTCCGAACTCCGCCCGGACGTCGTCCACGTCCAGTCGCACTTCTCGGTCGGCCGCGGTTTGCTGTCCGCCGCCGGAGAACGCGGCATCCCGACCGTCGCGACGAACCACTTCATGCCGGAAAACCTGCTCGGCTTCGTGTCGCTGCCGAAGCCGGTCGAGTCGGTGCTGACCCGCTGGGCCTGGCGCGACTTCGTCCGGGTCTTCCGCCGGGCCGGCGTCGTCACCACCCCGACCCCACGCGCCGCGCAACTGTTGGAGGAACACGGTTTCCCCGGCCCGGTAGCGGTAGTTTCGTGCGGAATCGACCTTGGCCACTACGCGCCGGTCGGACCTGCGCCCGCCGACGCCGTCCGGGTCCTGTTCGTCGGCCGCCTGGACGCCGAGAAGAACGTGGACGACCTCATCCGGGCCCTGCCGAAAGTCCCCTCGCTGCATGCCACTCTGATCGGAGACGGCTCCTGCCGGGCGGACCTGGAAGAGCTGGCGGCGCGAGCGGGCGTCGCCGACCGGGTGACGTTCCGCGGTTTCGTCACCGACGCCGAGCTGGTCCAGGCGTACCGGACGAGCCACCTGTTCTGCATGCCGGGCACCGCCGAGCTGCAAAGCCTGGCCACGATGGAAGCGATGGCCGCCGGACTCGCGGTCGTAGCCGCCGACGCGATGGCGCTGCCCCATCTGGTGGCCTCGGGCCGAACCGGCTGGCTCTATCCGCCGGGCGACATCGAGGCGCTGGCGGAGCGGCTGCTGGAGCTGACCGCCGACCCCGCCGTCCGCGCCCGGATGGGCCGAGCCGGCCAGGAAGCCGTTGCCCACCACGGAATCGCCCGCACGCTGGACGCATACGAAGACCTCTACGAAGCCGCCACCGGCGCACTCCCGCGCCCCCGCGTGACCGGCCAAGCGGCGTAG
- a CDS encoding LLM class flavin-dependent oxidoreductase: protein MADVRVGVVFRPQSPPEELRETVLAADRAGIDELWLWEDCFRQGGLSSAAAALAWSERVAVGIGLMPVPLRNPALAAMEIATLARTFPGRFLPALGHGVLDWMGQAGARAASPMTLLREYADAVRQLLHGQTLTTSGRYVQLDAVALDWPPQQIPPVIVGGRGPKTVALAGEVGDGVLLDSLVATPECVAAESVRAAEAARAAGRAEPQVVVFAEIEPNAPALGDRARGLIAELADAGATSVVLQCTAEHPDPGPLIAALSE, encoded by the coding sequence ATGGCCGACGTACGTGTGGGTGTCGTGTTCCGTCCGCAGTCACCGCCGGAAGAGCTTCGCGAGACCGTCCTCGCGGCCGACCGAGCTGGGATAGACGAGCTGTGGCTGTGGGAAGACTGCTTCCGGCAAGGCGGCCTCAGCAGTGCGGCCGCCGCGCTCGCGTGGAGCGAACGAGTCGCGGTCGGGATCGGCCTGATGCCGGTGCCGCTGCGCAACCCGGCGCTCGCCGCGATGGAGATCGCCACGCTGGCGAGGACGTTTCCCGGCCGGTTCCTTCCGGCCCTCGGGCACGGGGTGCTCGACTGGATGGGGCAGGCAGGCGCGCGAGCCGCCTCTCCGATGACTCTGCTGCGCGAGTACGCCGACGCCGTCCGGCAGCTGCTGCACGGCCAAACCCTCACGACGAGCGGCCGGTACGTGCAGCTCGACGCGGTCGCTCTGGATTGGCCGCCGCAGCAGATCCCGCCGGTGATCGTCGGCGGCCGCGGACCGAAAACGGTCGCGCTGGCCGGCGAGGTCGGCGACGGCGTGTTGCTGGATTCCCTAGTGGCGACGCCGGAGTGCGTCGCCGCGGAATCCGTCCGGGCCGCCGAGGCCGCGCGGGCGGCGGGGCGGGCGGAGCCGCAGGTGGTCGTGTTCGCCGAGATCGAGCCGAATGCGCCCGCGCTGGGCGACCGGGCGCGGGGGCTGATCGCGGAACTGGCGGACGCGGGTGCGACGTCAGTGGTGCTGCAGTGCACGGCAGAGCACCCGGACCCGGGGCCGCTGATCGCAGCACTGTCCGAGTGA
- a CDS encoding heavy metal translocating P-type ATPase yields the protein MTTDVTSRSGEVELAITGMTCASCAMRIERKLNKLDGVTATVNYATEKAKVVYSGDIEPQQLVEQVEAAGYGAALPSVREDEPSPVEEDATRPLRQRLIVSALLSAPVIVLAMVPALQFTYWQWISLVLAAPVIVWGALPFHRAAWANLRHGAATMDTLISMGTIAAFLWSLYALLFGTAGVPGMTHAFELTVQRMAGDGNIYLEVAAGVTTFILAGRYFEARSKRRAGAALRALLELGAKDVAVLRDGREHRIPVDRLQVGDRFVVRPGEKVATDGVIEDGSSAVDASMLTGESVPVEVGPGDAVVGATVNAGGRLVVRATRVGSDTQLAQMAKLVEDAQTGKAQVQRLADRVSAVFVPIVIALAVGTLAFWLGAGDSVSAAFTAAVAVLIIACPCALGLATPTALLVGTGRGAQLGILIKGPEVLESTRRVDTVVLDKTGTVTTGQMSLVEVYTADGVEADEVLRLAGALEDASEHPIAKAIARGAREKVGELPAVEDFVNVEGLGVQGAVAGSAVLVGRVALLEQWSQHLPASLVSAVAAAQEQGRTAVAVGWDGQAKALLVVADTVKPTSAEAIARLRELGLTPILLTGDNEAVARSVAADVGIDEVIAEVLPKDKVDVVRRLQDEGKVVAMVGDGVNDAAALAKADLGLAMGTGTDAAIEAADLTLVRGDLRAAADAIRLSRRTLRTIKGNLFWAFAYNVLALPLAAAGLLNPMLAGAAMAFSSVFVVSNSLRLRGFRAVG from the coding sequence ATGACCACCGACGTGACGAGCCGGTCCGGCGAGGTCGAGCTGGCGATCACCGGGATGACCTGCGCGTCGTGCGCGATGCGGATCGAGCGGAAGCTGAACAAGCTCGACGGCGTCACCGCCACCGTCAACTACGCGACGGAAAAGGCGAAGGTCGTCTACTCCGGCGACATTGAACCGCAGCAGCTGGTCGAGCAGGTCGAGGCGGCCGGTTACGGGGCGGCGCTGCCCTCGGTTCGGGAAGATGAGCCTTCCCCGGTCGAAGAGGACGCGACGCGGCCGTTGCGGCAACGGCTGATCGTCTCTGCGCTGTTGTCGGCACCTGTGATCGTGCTCGCGATGGTGCCGGCCCTGCAGTTCACCTACTGGCAGTGGATCTCGCTGGTCCTCGCCGCGCCGGTGATCGTCTGGGGCGCGCTGCCGTTCCACCGGGCGGCGTGGGCGAATCTGCGGCACGGCGCGGCCACCATGGACACGCTGATCTCGATGGGGACCATCGCCGCGTTCCTGTGGTCGTTGTACGCGCTGCTGTTCGGTACCGCGGGCGTGCCGGGCATGACGCACGCGTTCGAGCTGACCGTGCAGCGGATGGCCGGCGACGGCAATATCTACCTCGAAGTCGCGGCCGGGGTGACGACGTTCATTCTCGCCGGCCGGTACTTCGAAGCACGGTCGAAGCGCCGGGCCGGCGCGGCGCTGCGGGCGCTGCTGGAACTGGGCGCGAAGGACGTCGCGGTCCTGCGGGACGGCCGCGAGCACCGCATTCCGGTGGACCGGTTGCAGGTCGGCGACCGGTTCGTGGTCCGGCCGGGCGAGAAGGTCGCGACCGACGGCGTGATCGAGGACGGCAGCTCGGCGGTCGACGCGAGCATGCTGACCGGCGAGAGCGTCCCGGTCGAGGTCGGGCCGGGAGACGCGGTGGTCGGTGCCACCGTCAACGCGGGCGGGCGCCTCGTCGTGCGGGCCACCCGGGTCGGCTCGGACACTCAGCTGGCCCAGATGGCGAAGCTCGTCGAGGACGCGCAGACCGGAAAGGCGCAGGTCCAGCGGCTGGCGGATCGGGTGTCGGCGGTGTTCGTGCCGATCGTGATCGCGCTGGCGGTCGGCACCCTGGCGTTCTGGCTGGGCGCGGGCGACTCGGTGTCGGCGGCGTTCACCGCGGCGGTCGCGGTGCTGATCATCGCTTGCCCGTGCGCGCTGGGCCTGGCCACTCCCACCGCTCTGCTGGTCGGCACCGGCCGGGGCGCGCAGCTCGGGATCCTGATCAAGGGGCCGGAGGTGCTGGAGTCGACGCGGCGCGTGGACACCGTCGTGCTGGACAAGACCGGCACCGTCACCACCGGGCAAATGTCGCTGGTCGAGGTGTACACCGCGGACGGCGTGGAAGCGGACGAGGTGCTGCGGCTGGCCGGTGCGCTGGAGGACGCTTCGGAACACCCGATCGCGAAGGCGATCGCCCGTGGCGCCCGTGAGAAGGTCGGCGAACTGCCGGCCGTCGAGGACTTCGTGAACGTGGAAGGTCTTGGCGTGCAGGGGGCAGTGGCCGGGTCCGCCGTCCTGGTCGGCCGGGTCGCGCTGCTGGAACAGTGGAGCCAGCACTTGCCGGCTTCGCTGGTCTCGGCGGTCGCCGCAGCTCAGGAACAGGGCCGGACCGCGGTGGCGGTCGGCTGGGACGGCCAGGCGAAGGCGCTGCTCGTCGTCGCGGACACCGTCAAGCCGACGTCCGCCGAGGCGATCGCCCGGCTGCGGGAGCTGGGCCTGACCCCGATCCTGCTCACCGGGGACAACGAGGCCGTGGCCCGCTCGGTGGCCGCCGACGTGGGCATCGACGAGGTGATCGCCGAGGTGCTGCCGAAGGACAAGGTCGACGTCGTGCGTCGGCTGCAGGACGAAGGCAAGGTCGTGGCCATGGTCGGCGACGGCGTGAACGACGCCGCGGCGCTGGCGAAGGCCGACCTCGGCCTGGCCATGGGCACCGGGACGGACGCTGCGATCGAGGCCGCCGATCTGACCCTGGTCCGCGGCGACCTGCGGGCCGCGGCCGACGCGATCCGCCTGTCGCGGCGCACGTTGCGAACGATCAAGGGAAACCTGTTCTGGGCGTTCGCGTACAACGTGTTGGCGCTCCCGCTGGCCGCGGCGGGATTGCTGAACCCGATGCTCGCGGGCGCGGCCATGGCGTTCAGCTCGGTGTTCGTGGTGAGCAACAGCCTTCGGCTGCGCGGGTTCCGGGCGGTTGGCTGA